In one Streptomyces sp. T12 genomic region, the following are encoded:
- a CDS encoding dipeptidase: MSQTPDSAVRTYIEQHRAAFLDDLAEWLRIPSVSAQPDHAPDVRRSADWLAAKLKETGFPTAEVWPTPGAPAVFAEWPSDDPEAPTVLVYGHHDVQPAAREDGWDSEPFEPVVREGRLYARGAADDKGQVFFHTLGVRAHLATTGRATPAVTLKLLIEGEEESGSPHFRALVEEHAERLAADAVIVSDTGMWSEDTPTVCTGMRGLAECEIRLHGPDQDIHSGSFGGAVPNPATAAARLVAALHDDHARVAIPGFYDGIVELSDRERELFAELPFDEQQWLRTAKSYATQGEAGHTTLERIWARPTAEVNGIGGGYQGPGSKTIIPSSAMVKLSFRLVAGQDPDHIEKAVRAWADAQVPAGIRCEITFSGATRPCLTPLDHPALQSVVRAMGRAFEGPVRFTREGGSGPAADLQDVLGAPVLFLGISVPSDGWHAPNEKVELGLLLKGVETTAYLWGDLAANWRHEP, from the coding sequence ATGAGCCAGACCCCGGACAGCGCCGTCCGCACGTACATCGAGCAGCATCGCGCCGCCTTCCTCGACGACCTCGCCGAGTGGCTGCGCATCCCCTCCGTGTCGGCCCAGCCCGACCACGCGCCCGACGTACGCCGCAGCGCCGACTGGCTCGCCGCCAAGCTCAAGGAGACCGGCTTCCCGACCGCCGAGGTGTGGCCGACGCCGGGCGCGCCAGCCGTCTTCGCCGAGTGGCCCTCCGACGACCCCGAGGCGCCCACGGTCCTCGTCTACGGCCACCATGACGTACAGCCCGCCGCCCGCGAGGACGGCTGGGACAGCGAGCCCTTCGAGCCCGTCGTCCGAGAAGGGCGCCTCTACGCCCGCGGGGCGGCCGACGACAAGGGCCAGGTGTTCTTCCACACACTCGGCGTCCGCGCCCACCTCGCCACCACCGGCCGTGCCACCCCGGCGGTGACCCTGAAGCTGCTGATCGAGGGCGAGGAGGAGTCCGGCTCCCCGCACTTCCGCGCCCTCGTCGAGGAGCACGCCGAGCGGCTCGCGGCCGACGCCGTGATCGTGTCCGACACCGGCATGTGGTCCGAGGACACCCCCACCGTGTGCACCGGCATGCGCGGCCTCGCCGAGTGCGAGATCCGGCTGCACGGCCCCGACCAGGACATCCACTCCGGCTCCTTCGGCGGCGCCGTCCCCAACCCGGCGACTGCCGCCGCCCGCCTCGTCGCCGCCCTGCACGACGACCACGCGCGCGTGGCGATCCCCGGCTTCTACGACGGCATCGTCGAACTGAGCGACCGCGAGCGCGAGCTCTTCGCCGAGCTGCCCTTCGACGAGCAGCAGTGGCTGCGCACCGCCAAGTCCTACGCCACCCAGGGCGAGGCCGGCCACACCACCCTGGAGCGCATCTGGGCCCGCCCCACCGCCGAGGTCAACGGCATCGGCGGTGGCTACCAGGGCCCCGGCAGCAAGACGATCATCCCGTCCTCCGCCATGGTGAAGCTCTCCTTCCGGCTGGTCGCGGGACAGGACCCCGACCACATCGAGAAGGCCGTCCGCGCCTGGGCCGACGCTCAGGTGCCCGCCGGGATCCGGTGCGAGATCACGTTCAGCGGGGCCACGCGCCCGTGCCTGACGCCGCTGGACCACCCGGCCCTGCAGTCCGTCGTACGCGCCATGGGCCGCGCCTTCGAGGGGCCCGTCCGCTTCACGCGCGAGGGCGGCTCGGGACCCGCCGCCGATCTCCAGGACGTCCTCGGCGCACCCGTGCTCTTCCTCGGCATCTCCGTCCCCTCAGACGGCTGGCACGCCCCGAACGAGAAGGTCGAGCTGGGCCTGCTCCTCAAGGGCGTGGAGACCACCGCCTACCTGTGGGGCGACCTCGCCGCGAACTGGCGCCATGAGCCCTGA
- a CDS encoding WhiB family transcriptional regulator translates to MQLEAHAPSVPPSDVIPKPGPTEDPTLTPLTALTALDDAIENLGVPVPCRSYDPEVFFAESPADVEYAKSLCRTCPLMEACLAGAKERREPWGVWGGELFVQGVVVARKRPRGRPRKNPVTA, encoded by the coding sequence GTGCAACTCGAAGCGCACGCCCCGTCCGTACCGCCTTCAGACGTGATCCCCAAGCCCGGCCCCACGGAGGACCCCACCTTGACCCCGCTCACTGCGCTCACCGCGCTCGACGACGCCATCGAGAACCTCGGCGTACCCGTCCCCTGCCGCTCCTACGACCCGGAGGTCTTCTTCGCCGAGTCGCCGGCGGACGTCGAGTACGCCAAGTCCCTCTGCCGCACCTGCCCGCTGATGGAGGCTTGCCTCGCCGGCGCCAAGGAGCGGCGTGAGCCCTGGGGCGTCTGGGGTGGCGAGCTGTTCGTCCAGGGTGTCGTCGTCGCCCGGAAGCGGCCCCGTGGTCGCCCGCGCAAGAACCCGGTCACGGCATGA
- the nudC gene encoding NAD(+) diphosphatase, with product MTTWTDHTADRPISLTAPSGIDRAAHHRLDEAWLAAAWSHPTTRCFVVSGGQVLIDETADGRTELVMTPSFEAPLTEAHRYFLGIDDEGVSYFALQKDALPGRIDQSARPAGLREAGLLLSPRDAGLMVHAVGLENWQRTHRFCSRCGERTVIAAAGHIRRCQACGAEHYPRTDPAVIMAVTDEDDRILLGRQVHWPEGRFSTLAGFVEPGESIEQAVRREVFEEAGVTVGQVEYVASQPWPFPSSLMLGFMARATTTEVNVDGDEIHEARWFSREELRAAFDSGEVLPPYGISIAARLIELWYGKPLPTRSV from the coding sequence GTGACCACCTGGACCGACCACACCGCCGACCGACCCATCTCGCTCACCGCCCCGAGCGGCATCGACCGCGCCGCCCACCACCGGCTCGACGAGGCCTGGCTCGCGGCAGCGTGGAGCCACCCGACGACCCGCTGCTTCGTGGTCTCCGGCGGCCAGGTCCTCATCGACGAGACGGCGGACGGGCGCACCGAACTCGTCATGACCCCCTCGTTCGAGGCCCCCCTCACCGAGGCGCACCGCTACTTCCTCGGCATCGACGACGAGGGCGTCAGCTACTTCGCCCTCCAGAAGGACGCGCTGCCCGGCCGTATCGACCAGTCCGCGCGCCCGGCCGGCCTGCGCGAGGCGGGCCTGCTGCTGTCGCCGCGCGACGCGGGCCTGATGGTGCACGCCGTCGGCCTGGAGAACTGGCAGCGCACCCACCGCTTCTGCTCCCGCTGCGGCGAACGCACCGTGATCGCCGCGGCCGGCCACATCCGCCGCTGCCAGGCCTGCGGCGCCGAGCACTACCCGCGCACCGACCCCGCCGTGATCATGGCCGTCACCGACGAGGACGACCGCATCCTCCTCGGTCGCCAGGTGCACTGGCCCGAGGGCCGCTTCTCGACACTCGCCGGCTTCGTCGAGCCCGGGGAGTCCATCGAGCAGGCGGTGCGCCGCGAGGTCTTCGAGGAGGCCGGGGTCACCGTCGGCCAGGTCGAGTACGTGGCCAGCCAGCCGTGGCCCTTCCCGTCCAGCCTCATGCTGGGCTTCATGGCCCGCGCCACCACCACCGAGGTCAATGTCGACGGCGACGAGATCCACGAGGCCCGCTGGTTCTCCCGCGAGGAACTGCGCGCCGCCTTCGACTCGGGCGAGGTTCTGCCGCCGTACGGCATCTCGATCGCGGCCCGCCTGATCGAGCTCTGGTACGGCAAGCCACTGCCGACGCGCAGCGTCTGA
- a CDS encoding ATP-dependent DNA helicase: protein MSARITDPDQLKELLGIPFTPEQTACIIAPPAPQVIVAGAGSGKTTVMAARVVWLVGTGQVAPEQVLGLTFTNKAAGELAERVRKALVKAGVTDPDVIDPDNPPGEPVISTYHAFAGRLLTDHGLRLGLEPTSRLLADATRYQLAARVLRESPGPYPALTRSFADLVSDLLTLDAELAEHLVRPEALRAYDAELLLTLQGAKLTNADLRKVPETAAARRELAELVVRYRAAKRERDLLDFGDQIALSAQLARIPEVGRILRDEFRVVLLDEYQDTSVAQRVLLAGLFGGGTGHPVTAVGDPCQAIYGWRGASVANLDDFPEHFAHTDGRLVTRQALSENRRSGGRLLDLANGLAEPLRAMHAGVEALRPAPGAERDGTVRCALLPTHAEEMDWLADSIAHLVNTGKAPGEIAVLCRTATDFAEIQGALVARDVPVEVVGLSGLLHLPEVADLVAVCEVLQDPGANASLVRLLTGPRWRIGPRDLALLGRRARLLVSHARVDGDDDPDRRLAEAVEGVDPAEVISLADALDTFLETPLDGGGDDDGLPFSPDARVRFARLATELRDLRRSLSDPLMDVLHRVLAVTGLEVELSASPHALAARRRETLSNFLDIAASFAAGDNQATLLAFLAFLRTAAQYEKGLDNALPGGENTVKVLTAHKSKGLEWDVVAVPGLVTGTFPSTQGREKWTAQGKVLPHELRGDADTLPDVASWDSRGLKAFHEAMKDHQHTEELRLGYVTFTRPRSLLLGSGHWWGPSQKKPRGPSDFLQALYDHCAAGYGEVEAWADEPAEDEANPALHRETADQVWPLPLDEAALARRRAAAETVLAHLENLTSHADGHPATTHDADTYDDPDWPAPPDEAMPSEDFPEDPFIEEDPFLEEDPEDPEDWESWTTDRPTVPHQALPPEPSTEPPARPHPTEPDPPTPDYPFTPEGPVTPEEARTIASWDRDLDALTGELLRARASVTDVPLPPSLTASQLLRLAADPDGFAQELARPMPRPPQPAARRGTRFHAWVEARFEELTLPMLEPEDLPGSEAEIADERDLEALKDAFERTEYAHRTPYRVEAPFQLAIAGRVVRGRIDAVYKDGDGDGATYEIVDWKTNRTRTADPLQLALYRLAWAEQQGVPLDSVNAVFLYVRSGEVVRPVGLPDRAALERLLTQEPVAEADCEEPPNQDVGAGR from the coding sequence ATGTCCGCCCGTATCACCGATCCCGATCAGCTCAAGGAGCTCCTCGGTATCCCGTTCACCCCGGAGCAGACGGCCTGCATCATCGCGCCGCCGGCCCCGCAGGTGATCGTTGCCGGAGCCGGATCGGGCAAGACGACGGTGATGGCGGCGCGCGTGGTGTGGCTGGTCGGCACCGGCCAGGTCGCTCCCGAACAGGTCCTCGGCCTGACCTTCACCAACAAGGCGGCCGGCGAACTCGCCGAGCGCGTCCGCAAGGCGCTCGTCAAGGCCGGCGTCACCGACCCCGACGTCATCGATCCGGACAACCCGCCGGGCGAGCCGGTGATCTCGACGTACCACGCCTTCGCGGGCCGCCTGCTGACCGACCACGGCCTGCGCCTCGGCCTGGAGCCGACGTCCCGCCTGCTCGCCGACGCCACCCGCTACCAGCTCGCCGCACGCGTGCTGCGCGAGTCCCCGGGCCCGTACCCGGCCCTCACCCGCTCCTTCGCCGACCTGGTCAGCGACCTTCTCACCCTGGACGCCGAGCTCGCCGAGCACCTCGTACGGCCCGAGGCCCTGCGCGCGTACGACGCCGAACTGCTGCTCACCCTCCAGGGCGCCAAGCTCACCAACGCCGATCTGCGCAAGGTCCCCGAGACGGCCGCCGCCCGCCGCGAACTCGCCGAGCTGGTGGTGCGCTACCGCGCCGCCAAGAGGGAGCGCGATCTGCTCGACTTCGGCGACCAGATCGCCCTGTCGGCGCAGCTCGCCCGGATCCCCGAGGTGGGCCGCATCCTGCGCGACGAGTTCCGCGTGGTCCTCCTCGACGAGTACCAGGACACGTCCGTCGCCCAACGCGTCCTTCTGGCGGGCCTGTTCGGGGGCGGCACCGGCCATCCGGTGACCGCCGTCGGCGACCCCTGCCAGGCGATCTACGGCTGGCGCGGCGCCTCCGTCGCCAACCTCGACGACTTCCCCGAGCACTTCGCCCACACCGACGGCCGCCTCGTCACCCGCCAGGCGCTCAGCGAGAACCGCCGCAGCGGCGGCCGCCTCCTCGACCTCGCCAACGGCCTCGCGGAGCCCCTGCGCGCCATGCACGCGGGCGTGGAGGCCCTCCGCCCGGCCCCCGGAGCCGAGCGCGACGGCACCGTCCGCTGTGCGCTGCTGCCCACCCACGCCGAGGAGATGGACTGGCTCGCCGACTCCATCGCCCATCTCGTGAACACCGGCAAGGCGCCCGGCGAGATCGCCGTCCTGTGCCGTACGGCGACCGACTTCGCCGAGATCCAGGGCGCGCTCGTCGCCCGTGACGTCCCCGTCGAGGTCGTCGGCCTGTCCGGGCTGCTCCACCTCCCCGAGGTCGCCGACCTGGTCGCCGTCTGCGAAGTCCTCCAGGACCCCGGTGCCAACGCCTCCCTGGTCCGCCTCCTCACCGGCCCGCGCTGGCGCATCGGCCCGCGCGACCTCGCCCTCCTGGGGCGCCGCGCACGGCTGCTGGTGTCCCACGCGCGCGTGGACGGCGACGACGACCCGGACCGTCGGCTCGCCGAGGCCGTCGAGGGGGTCGACCCCGCCGAGGTGATCTCGCTCGCGGACGCCCTCGACACGTTCCTGGAGACGCCGCTCGACGGCGGCGGGGACGACGACGGCCTGCCCTTCTCGCCGGACGCGCGCGTGCGGTTCGCCCGTCTGGCCACCGAACTGCGCGACCTGCGCCGCTCCCTGTCCGACCCGCTGATGGACGTCCTGCACCGCGTCCTCGCCGTCACCGGCCTGGAGGTCGAACTCTCGGCCTCCCCGCACGCCCTGGCCGCCCGCCGTCGCGAGACCCTGTCCAACTTCCTCGACATCGCCGCCTCGTTCGCGGCCGGCGACAACCAGGCGACCCTGCTCGCCTTCCTCGCCTTCCTGCGCACCGCCGCCCAGTACGAGAAGGGCCTCGACAACGCCCTCCCCGGCGGCGAGAACACCGTCAAGGTGCTCACCGCGCACAAGTCCAAGGGCCTGGAGTGGGACGTCGTCGCCGTCCCCGGCCTGGTCACCGGCACCTTCCCCAGCACCCAGGGCCGCGAGAAGTGGACCGCCCAGGGCAAGGTGCTCCCGCACGAGCTGCGCGGCGACGCCGACACGCTCCCCGATGTCGCCTCCTGGGACTCCCGCGGCCTGAAGGCCTTCCACGAGGCCATGAAAGACCACCAGCACACCGAGGAACTCCGCCTCGGCTACGTCACCTTCACCCGCCCTCGCTCCCTGCTCCTCGGCTCCGGCCACTGGTGGGGCCCTAGCCAGAAGAAGCCCCGCGGGCCCTCCGACTTCCTGCAGGCCCTGTACGACCACTGCGCTGCCGGTTACGGCGAGGTCGAGGCGTGGGCCGACGAGCCCGCCGAGGACGAGGCGAACCCGGCTCTGCACCGGGAGACCGCCGACCAGGTCTGGCCCCTGCCCCTCGACGAGGCCGCCCTGGCGCGACGCCGCGCGGCCGCCGAGACGGTCCTGGCCCACCTGGAGAACCTCACCTCCCACGCGGACGGCCACCCCGCCACGACGCATGACGCGGACACTTACGACGATCCGGACTGGCCTGCACCACCGGACGAGGCAATGCCCTCGGAGGACTTCCCCGAGGACCCCTTCATCGAAGAGGACCCTTTCCTGGAGGAGGACCCCGAGGACCCCGAAGACTGGGAATCCTGGACCACGGACCGCCCGACCGTCCCGCACCAGGCGCTACCGCCGGAGCCCTCCACCGAACCACCCGCACGCCCCCACCCCACGGAACCGGACCCTCCCACTCCGGATTACCCCTTCACCCCTGAGGGCCCCGTCACCCCGGAGGAGGCCCGCACCATCGCCTCCTGGGACCGCGACCTCGACGCCCTCACCGGGGAGCTCCTGCGCGCCCGCGCGAGCGTCACCGACGTACCCCTGCCCCCGTCGCTGACCGCGTCCCAACTGCTGCGGCTGGCCGCCGACCCGGACGGGTTCGCGCAGGAACTCGCGCGCCCCATGCCGCGCCCTCCACAACCCGCCGCACGCCGAGGCACCCGATTCCATGCCTGGGTCGAAGCCCGCTTCGAAGAGCTGACGCTGCCCATGCTGGAGCCGGAGGACCTGCCCGGCAGCGAGGCGGAGATCGCCGACGAGCGCGACCTGGAGGCCCTCAAGGACGCCTTCGAGCGCACCGAGTACGCGCACCGCACGCCGTACCGGGTCGAGGCCCCGTTCCAGCTCGCGATCGCCGGCCGCGTCGTACGGGGCCGTATCGACGCCGTCTACAAGGACGGCGACGGTGACGGGGCGACGTACGAGATCGTCGACTGGAAGACCAACCGCACCCGCACCGCCGACCCCCTCCAGCTCGCCCTGTACCGGCTCGCCTGGGCCGAGCAGCAGGGCGTGCCCCTGGACTCGGTCAACGCCGTGTTCCTGTACGTCCGCAGCGGAGAGGTCGTACGACCGGTGGGCCTGCCGGACCGGGCCGCACTGGAGCGGCTGCTGACTCAGGAGCCGGTCGCGGAGGCGGACTGTGAGGAACCGCCCAATCAGGATGTCGGTGCGGGCCGATAG
- a CDS encoding AarF/ABC1/UbiB kinase family protein: MSDLPRKAVTRTAKLAALPLGFAGRATWGLGKRIVGESAEIVGRELQQRTAEQMFKVLGELKGGAMKFGQALSVFESALPEEIAGPYRAALTKLQEAAPPMPTRTVHTVLADRLGEDWHDLFLEFEDKPAAAASIGQVHRGVWHDGREVAVKVQYPGAGEALLSDLNQLSRFARLLGPLIPGMDIKPLIAELKDRVSEELDYGLEAQAQQAHAEEFADDPDVVVPAVVHQSEQVLITEWIDGVPLSEVISDGTQEQRDRAGQLLARFLFSGPARTGLLHADPHPGNFRLLPGGPDGEDDWRLGVLDFGTVDRLSGGLPTPIGDSLRMTLDGEAEAVYELLCTEGFVKESIDLDPDAVLDYLLPIIEPAQVDEFTFTRGWMRSQAARVADPRSPAYQLGKRLNLPPAYLLIHRVTLSTIGVLCQLGATVRLRQELEEWLPGFVPEDLTDEEESAAEA, translated from the coding sequence ATGTCTGATCTTCCCCGCAAGGCGGTCACCCGTACCGCCAAGCTCGCCGCGCTCCCGCTCGGCTTCGCCGGGCGGGCGACCTGGGGACTCGGCAAGCGGATCGTCGGCGAGTCCGCGGAGATCGTCGGTCGCGAGCTGCAGCAGCGCACCGCCGAGCAGATGTTCAAGGTGCTCGGCGAGCTCAAGGGCGGCGCGATGAAGTTCGGCCAGGCCCTGTCCGTCTTCGAGTCCGCCCTGCCCGAGGAGATCGCCGGCCCCTACCGCGCGGCGCTCACGAAGCTGCAGGAGGCGGCACCTCCGATGCCGACGCGCACCGTGCACACGGTGCTGGCGGACCGGCTCGGCGAGGACTGGCACGACCTGTTCCTGGAGTTCGAGGACAAGCCCGCCGCGGCGGCCTCGATCGGTCAGGTACACCGGGGTGTGTGGCACGACGGCCGTGAGGTGGCGGTCAAGGTGCAGTACCCGGGTGCCGGCGAGGCCCTGCTGTCCGACCTGAACCAACTGAGCCGGTTTGCCCGACTGTTGGGTCCGCTGATTCCCGGCATGGACATCAAGCCACTGATCGCGGAACTCAAGGACCGGGTCTCCGAGGAGCTGGACTACGGCCTGGAGGCCCAGGCCCAGCAGGCGCACGCGGAGGAGTTCGCCGACGATCCGGACGTCGTCGTGCCGGCGGTGGTCCACCAGAGCGAGCAGGTCCTGATCACGGAGTGGATCGACGGCGTCCCGCTCTCGGAGGTGATCTCGGACGGCACCCAGGAGCAGCGCGACCGCGCCGGCCAGCTGCTGGCCCGCTTCCTCTTCTCCGGCCCGGCCCGCACCGGCCTCCTGCACGCCGACCCGCACCCGGGCAACTTCCGCCTCCTGCCGGGCGGCCCGGACGGCGAGGACGACTGGCGGCTCGGCGTCCTGGACTTCGGCACGGTCGACCGCCTTTCCGGCGGACTGCCGACCCCCATCGGCGACTCCCTGCGCATGACCCTGGACGGCGAGGCGGAAGCCGTCTACGAACTCCTCTGCACCGAGGGCTTCGTCAAGGAATCAATAGACCTGGACCCCGACGCCGTCCTCGACTACCTCCTGCCGATCATCGAACCGGCGCAGGTCGACGAGTTCACCTTCACCCGCGGCTGGATGCGCAGCCAGGCCGCCCGCGTCGCCGACCCCCGCTCCCCGGCCTACCAACTGGGCAAACGGCTCAATCTGCCCCCGGCGTACCTCCTCATCCACCGGGTGACGTTGAGCACCATCGGGGTGCTGTGCCAGCTGGGCGCGACGGTACGACTGCGCCAGGAACTGGAGGAGTGGCTGCCGGGGTTCGTCCCGGAGGATCTGACGGACGAGGAGGAGTCGGCGGCGGAGGCGTGA
- a CDS encoding mycoredoxin — MQGTVTMYSTTWCGYCQRLKKQLEREGIAYTEINIEQDPESAAFVEKANGGNQTVPTVLFADGSTLTNPSLAQVKQKISV; from the coding sequence ATGCAGGGCACTGTGACGATGTACAGCACCACGTGGTGCGGCTACTGCCAGCGGCTGAAGAAGCAGCTGGAGCGCGAGGGGATCGCGTACACCGAGATCAACATCGAGCAGGACCCCGAGTCCGCAGCGTTCGTCGAGAAGGCGAATGGCGGAAATCAGACGGTCCCGACCGTGCTCTTCGCGGACGGTTCGACGCTGACGAACCCGTCGCTGGCTCAGGTGAAGCAGAAAATCAGCGTCTGA
- a CDS encoding ATP-dependent DNA helicase UvrD2: protein MPACGQPAQPSPATWQHGGVTAATHSTLFPQVPDSADAVLEGLDPEQREVATALHGPVCVLAGAGTGKTRAITHRIAYGVRSGILQPSSVLAVTFTNRAAGEMRGRLRHLGAAGVQARTFHSAALRQLQYFWPKAVGGSLPRLVDRKIQLVADAAAACRIRLDRNELRDVTAEIEWSKVTQTVPTDYPPAAAKAGRESPRDPAEIAQIYNVYEDLKRDRSVIDFEDVLLLTVGILQDRHDIADQVRSQYQHFVVDEYQDVSPLQQRLLDLWLGDRDTLCVVGDASQTIYSFTGATPDHLLDFRTRHPGATVVKLVRDYRSTPQVVHLANGLLAQARGRAADHRLELISQRDPGPEPVYTEYTDEPAEAEGAARRIRELMDSGVPAGEIAILFRTNAQSETYEQALADAGVPYQLRGAERFFDRPEVRKAGVALRGAARFGGNDSLLDDAVDLPSQVRAVLSGEGWTTEPPAGSGAVRERWESLAALVNLAQDFAAAKQGATLADLVAELDERANAQHPPTVQGVTLASLHSAKGLEWDVVFLVGVAEGMMPITYAKTDEQIEEERRLLYVGVTRARQHLHVSWSLSRAPGSRPNRRPSRFLDGLRPGSTATAGRAAVGGGSGGVERGFTSRPDAIPRRRQRAPARCRVCGRTLTDAGEMKLMRCEGCPSDMDEGLYERLREWRAVQARLSGQPDFCIFTDRTLMAIAEAEPTSPVELSRISGVLKRKLERYGADVLAICAGQEVGEAADGE from the coding sequence ATGCCTGCCTGTGGACAACCGGCACAGCCGTCTCCGGCGACCTGGCAGCATGGCGGTGTGACAGCAGCAACGCACTCCACCCTCTTCCCGCAGGTACCGGACTCGGCCGACGCGGTGCTCGAAGGGCTCGACCCCGAGCAGCGCGAGGTGGCCACCGCCCTGCACGGTCCGGTGTGCGTGCTCGCGGGCGCCGGCACAGGCAAGACCCGGGCGATCACCCACCGCATCGCCTACGGGGTCCGCTCCGGCATCCTCCAGCCCTCCAGCGTGCTCGCCGTCACCTTCACCAACCGCGCCGCGGGAGAGATGCGCGGCCGGCTGCGCCACCTCGGCGCCGCCGGAGTCCAGGCCCGCACGTTCCACTCGGCCGCCCTGCGACAGCTCCAGTACTTCTGGCCGAAAGCAGTCGGCGGCTCCCTGCCCCGGCTCGTCGACCGCAAGATCCAGCTCGTCGCCGACGCGGCCGCCGCCTGCCGCATCCGCCTCGACCGCAACGAGCTGCGGGACGTCACCGCCGAGATCGAGTGGTCCAAGGTCACCCAGACCGTCCCCACCGACTATCCGCCGGCCGCCGCGAAGGCGGGCCGCGAGTCCCCCCGCGACCCGGCCGAGATCGCCCAGATCTACAACGTCTACGAGGACCTCAAGCGGGACCGCTCGGTCATCGACTTCGAGGACGTCCTGCTGCTCACCGTCGGCATCCTCCAGGACCGGCACGACATCGCCGACCAGGTCCGCTCCCAGTACCAGCACTTCGTGGTCGACGAGTACCAGGACGTCAGCCCGCTCCAGCAGCGCCTGCTGGACCTGTGGCTCGGCGACCGTGACACCCTGTGCGTGGTCGGCGACGCCAGCCAGACGATCTACTCGTTCACAGGAGCAACTCCCGACCATCTGCTCGACTTCCGCACCCGCCACCCCGGTGCCACCGTCGTCAAGTTGGTCCGCGACTACCGCTCCACCCCCCAGGTGGTCCATCTCGCCAACGGCCTGCTCGCCCAGGCCCGCGGCCGCGCCGCCGACCACCGCCTGGAGCTGATCTCCCAGCGCGACCCCGGCCCCGAGCCCGTCTACACCGAGTACACAGACGAACCCGCCGAGGCAGAGGGCGCCGCCCGTCGCATCCGGGAACTCATGGACTCCGGCGTCCCGGCCGGCGAGATCGCCATCCTGTTCCGTACGAACGCCCAGTCCGAGACCTACGAACAGGCCCTCGCCGACGCGGGCGTCCCCTACCAGCTGCGGGGCGCCGAGCGCTTCTTCGACCGTCCCGAGGTGCGCAAGGCGGGTGTCGCCCTGCGAGGCGCGGCCCGCTTCGGCGGCAACGACTCGCTCCTCGACGACGCCGTCGATCTGCCCTCGCAGGTGCGTGCCGTGCTGTCGGGGGAGGGTTGGACGACCGAGCCCCCGGCCGGCTCCGGCGCCGTCAGAGAGCGCTGGGAGTCCCTGGCCGCCCTGGTGAACCTCGCCCAGGACTTCGCCGCGGCCAAACAGGGCGCCACCCTCGCCGACCTCGTCGCCGAGCTCGACGAACGGGCGAACGCCCAGCACCCCCCGACCGTCCAGGGCGTGACCCTCGCCTCTCTGCACTCGGCCAAGGGCCTGGAGTGGGACGTCGTCTTCCTGGTCGGTGTCGCCGAGGGCATGATGCCGATCACCTACGCAAAGACCGACGAGCAGATCGAGGAGGAACGCCGTCTCCTCTACGTCGGCGTCACCCGAGCCCGGCAGCACCTCCATGTCTCCTGGTCCCTCAGCCGTGCACCAGGCAGCCGGCCCAACCGCCGCCCGAGCCGCTTCCTCGACGGACTGCGCCCCGGCTCGACCGCCACCGCAGGCCGCGCCGCCGTCGGCGGCGGCTCCGGAGGCGTCGAGCGTGGCTTCACGAGCAGACCGGATGCCATCCCGAGACGGAGGCAGCGCGCCCCGGCCCGCTGCCGCGTCTGCGGGCGCACGCTCACCGACGCCGGTGAGATGAAGCTGATGCGCTGCGAGGGCTGTCCCTCCGACATGGACGAGGGCCTCTACGAACGGCTCCGCGAGTGGCGCGCGGTTCAGGCCCGACTCAGCGGGCAACCGGACTTCTGCATCTTTACGGACAGGACCCTGATGGCCATCGCCGAAGCGGAGCCAACCAGTCCGGTCGAGCTGTCCCGGATCTCCGGTGTCCTCAAGCGCAAGCTCGAGCGCTACGGAGCCGATGTGCTGGCCATCTGTGCAGGCCAGGAGGTTGGGGAGGCCGCTGACGGGGAATGA